Sequence from the bacterium genome:
TGAGTGTCTGGATTTTCCGATCGCCAAAACCGACGATTGCCTGGGGCCGGAAGTCGAGAGCAGAACGGAAAGGATGCGGCCGAAAGAAGTTCTTTTGCTCGAAAATCTCAGGTTTCATTCTGAGGAAGAAGCGGGGGATTTAAAGTTTGCTGAAAAACTCTCAAAGTTCGGGGAAATCTTTCTCAATGACGCTTTCGGAACTTCGCATCGAGATCACGCTTCTTTTAAAGTAGCTAGATATCTGCCCTGCGGTTCAGGCCTTCTTTTAGAAAAAGAAATTGAGGTTCTGGCCAAGATTAGGGAAAACGCCGACAGGCCTTTGGTAGTAATCCTCGGCGGTAAACCCAAGGGGATTGAGTCAAAAATAAGATTCCTGGACAGCATTTCTGCCAAAGCCGATTTTATTCTTTTAGGAAACCTGGTTGACGACGAGTTAAAGAAAATGGGTTTTAAGTTAGGGGAACCAAAAAAGCTTATCTCGCCGGTCGATTCTTCTGAGGGATTCGACATTGGCCCAAAGACCATTGAGCTTTTTAAGGAAAAGATTTCTCTGGCCAAGACGGTTTTCTGGTCCGGCCCCTTGGGGAAAATCGAGGAAGATAAGTTTTCTGTTGGCTCTCGAGAAGTCGCCAAAGTCATTGTTGAAAGCGGAGCCTTTTCGGTTGCCGGCGGCGGAGAAACAACCTGGTTTTTAAGAAAGACAAATCTTTCTAAGAAATTCAGCCATTTATCAACAGGCGGAGACGCCCTTCTGATATTCTTGTCGGGAGAAAAGCTTCCGGCCGTAGAAGTTTTGAAATGACACATGGCAGAAATCAAGAATCTTAAAAAACTTGCCAACCGGATTTCAAAAGCCATAGCCGAAAAAGAAAGGATCATTTTGTATGGCGATTCCGACATGGACGGCGCCTGTTCTGTTATCATCTTAAAAGAAGCCATCTGTAGCCTTGGCGGAGACAGCCCGATTATTTACTTTTCCGACAGGAAAAGGGAAGAGCACGGCATTAACAAGAAGGCGCTTGACTTTCTGAAAGGCAAGGCTCCGGCCTTATTTCTCTCTCTCGATTGCGGCATCGCCAA
This genomic interval carries:
- the pgk gene encoding phosphoglycerate kinase, with translation MKSVRDFNLKGKKVLVRCDFNVPLNQKGDILDDFRIEAALPTIQYLIGQEAKAILMSHLDDPGGKFVERLRLTKVRDRLSECLDFPIAKTDDCLGPEVESRTERMRPKEVLLLENLRFHSEEEAGDLKFAEKLSKFGEIFLNDAFGTSHRDHASFKVARYLPCGSGLLLEKEIEVLAKIRENADRPLVVILGGKPKGIESKIRFLDSISAKADFILLGNLVDDELKKMGFKLGEPKKLISPVDSSEGFDIGPKTIELFKEKISLAKTVFWSGPLGKIEEDKFSVGSREVAKVIVESGAFSVAGGGETTWFLRKTNLSKKFSHLSTGGDALLIFLSGEKLPAVEVLK